From a single Granulicella aggregans genomic region:
- a CDS encoding CHAT domain-containing protein, with translation MLVASDLLNLGRIASEEEHHDEALEYYRRCAAKAAQLDANDLLQRALFNEGYEQYALGNSEKALEMYAAAEDRAKSLGDLVLHSVILAGMALAYSDSGQPTLAERSDLRAIELARKIGRKQTEIDASMDLARLYIRLNKPDAADIYLNQASSMATATGSSVDLLTCSLLKGEAASLRHDYARSLRLFEEVANSPDSQPSMRWQAEHSLGRMYEAQGDMASAQRAYEAALGIVEGARADLNQEVSQLTFLENASSIYDDYLHLLVSEGKTQEALEAADWSRARTLQQGLSLSKSATRTVSGSFTAAPKLKQAEIARKANASLLFYWLGERQSYLWVITPERTQWVALPPRSEILPAMERYKGAILSLKDPLKANDSEAAKDASSLYRELISPASGQLRQDRPVVLFVDGEMGELNFESLVVPSPSPHFWIEDATVLSAPSIRMFAESLRTSSAVRKSEPKMLLFGDATPSGAEFRALPMAAVEMEKVKGYFPGTAKVFQGAQATPAAYLASTPERFQYIHFVTHGTASRTDPLESAVILSQGGSGAGTGENSYRLYARDILRHPIDAQLVTISACNSSGSKSFAGEGMVGLSWAFLRAGAHNAIGSLWEVSDASTPELMSNLYAGLRQGQAPATALRSAKLSLIHSGGHFSRPFYWAPFQLYAGR, from the coding sequence ATGCTTGTTGCTAGCGATTTGCTGAATCTGGGCCGCATTGCATCCGAAGAAGAGCATCACGACGAGGCGCTCGAATACTACCGGCGTTGTGCTGCGAAAGCAGCACAGCTTGATGCAAATGACCTTCTGCAGAGGGCACTTTTCAACGAGGGTTATGAACAATACGCATTGGGCAACTCGGAGAAGGCGCTGGAGATGTACGCAGCGGCTGAAGACCGAGCCAAGTCTCTTGGCGACCTTGTATTGCATTCGGTGATTCTGGCGGGAATGGCGCTTGCCTACTCTGACTCCGGGCAGCCGACCTTGGCAGAGCGCTCCGATCTTCGCGCTATTGAGCTTGCTCGCAAGATCGGTAGAAAACAGACTGAGATCGATGCTTCTATGGACCTGGCACGGCTCTACATCCGCCTCAACAAGCCGGACGCTGCGGACATATACCTGAACCAGGCGAGCTCGATGGCTACCGCTACAGGAAGCTCCGTCGACCTTTTGACCTGCAGCCTCCTGAAGGGAGAAGCTGCAAGTCTTCGTCATGATTATGCTCGCTCCCTCCGCCTCTTCGAAGAGGTCGCCAACTCGCCAGACAGCCAGCCTTCCATGCGGTGGCAGGCAGAGCACTCACTTGGCCGCATGTATGAAGCGCAGGGAGACATGGCCTCCGCTCAGCGCGCGTATGAAGCTGCCCTCGGAATTGTGGAAGGGGCTCGCGCCGACCTGAACCAGGAGGTCTCGCAGCTCACCTTTCTTGAGAATGCGTCGAGCATCTACGACGACTACCTCCATCTTCTGGTCAGCGAAGGCAAGACCCAGGAGGCGCTTGAAGCTGCCGACTGGAGCCGCGCTCGCACACTCCAGCAGGGGCTTTCCCTGTCGAAATCCGCCACCCGGACGGTCAGCGGCAGCTTCACCGCCGCTCCCAAGCTCAAGCAAGCGGAGATCGCGCGGAAGGCGAATGCGAGCCTGCTCTTCTACTGGCTGGGAGAACGTCAGTCCTATCTATGGGTCATCACACCAGAACGAACGCAGTGGGTTGCCCTGCCCCCACGCTCCGAAATTTTGCCGGCGATGGAGCGCTATAAGGGGGCCATCCTTTCGCTCAAGGACCCATTGAAGGCCAATGACAGCGAGGCCGCGAAGGATGCGTCTTCGCTCTACCGTGAACTGATCTCTCCCGCATCAGGCCAGCTCAGGCAGGATCGCCCGGTGGTCCTGTTTGTCGATGGCGAGATGGGGGAGTTGAACTTCGAGTCTCTCGTCGTCCCATCGCCGTCGCCCCACTTCTGGATCGAGGATGCGACCGTACTTTCCGCACCCTCCATTCGTATGTTTGCGGAGTCTCTCCGTACGTCGTCGGCTGTCAGAAAGAGTGAGCCCAAGATGCTGCTCTTCGGCGATGCGACACCGTCAGGAGCGGAGTTCCGCGCGCTTCCCATGGCTGCGGTCGAGATGGAAAAGGTGAAGGGCTACTTCCCCGGCACGGCGAAGGTCTTCCAGGGCGCGCAGGCCACGCCAGCGGCCTATCTTGCGAGCACGCCCGAGAGGTTTCAATACATCCACTTCGTCACCCACGGGACCGCGAGCCGGACAGACCCGCTCGAATCTGCGGTGATTCTGTCGCAGGGAGGGTCGGGGGCAGGGACGGGAGAGAATTCCTACAGGCTCTACGCGCGCGATATTCTGCGGCATCCCATCGACGCGCAACTGGTGACCATCTCCGCGTGCAACAGCAGCGGGTCGAAGTCGTTTGCGGGCGAAGGCATGGTCGGGCTCTCGTGGGCCTTTCTGCGCGCCGGAGCCCATAACGCCATCGGCTCGTTATGGGAGGTAAGCGACGCCTCAACCCCTGAGCTGATGAGCAACCTGTATGCGGGGCTCAGGCAAGGGCAGGCTCCGGCCACTGCTTTGCGTTCGGCCAAGTTATCCCTCATTCATTCGGGTGGCCACTTCAGCCGTCCGTTCTACTGGGCTCCGTTTCAGCTGTACGCCGGGCGTTGA
- a CDS encoding acyltransferase family protein codes for MVRGAAAIVVMLGHSRDLFFSSLNNTETSTSTTVSGPAASPKPHRNQISMGNEAVMIFFVLSGYLVGGSVLRSFQRDRWSWKDYLSKRLARLWVVLLPALALTIVIDILGLKLFTDPASIYRGPAAQSEVRAHLISTLAPHIVIGNIFFLQKILVPVPGTNIALWSLTNEFWYYLLFPLLIYVCWRSSTMIARVFSALMFTAILFFVKGDIAVLFLPWLFGAAIALLPLKLTERTSWWMVTSLSALLVPVMILIRRFPLDVRLSQMCMAVYFSVLLYAMVNRIRPARQGLYPRFAGLLSDLSYPLYLVHLPIIVFLCACTDQPWRQWTKSPAHLAMVVAIDASAMLVAYIFHLCFQRHTDAVRLAVLGVYARVSDNKTSKTLSA; via the coding sequence ATGGTTCGAGGGGCAGCGGCAATTGTCGTCATGCTCGGGCACTCGCGGGACCTTTTTTTTTCCTCTCTCAACAACACCGAAACTTCTACCTCGACGACCGTCTCCGGGCCGGCCGCTTCTCCGAAACCTCATCGTAATCAGATTTCGATGGGCAACGAAGCCGTGATGATCTTCTTCGTGTTGAGCGGATATCTGGTTGGTGGAAGTGTGCTGCGCTCCTTCCAGCGGGACCGGTGGTCCTGGAAAGACTATCTGTCGAAGAGGTTGGCGAGGTTGTGGGTGGTGCTGCTGCCGGCCCTCGCCCTGACCATCGTTATCGATATTCTTGGGCTTAAGTTGTTTACGGATCCAGCGAGCATCTATCGAGGGCCGGCTGCTCAAAGCGAAGTTAGAGCCCACCTCATCAGCACGCTGGCACCCCACATCGTCATCGGCAATATATTTTTTCTGCAGAAGATCCTCGTGCCTGTTCCCGGCACAAATATCGCCTTGTGGAGTTTGACGAACGAGTTTTGGTATTACCTGCTCTTCCCTTTGTTGATCTATGTCTGCTGGCGTTCGAGCACCATGATCGCTCGGGTCTTCTCTGCGTTGATGTTTACGGCGATCCTCTTTTTTGTAAAGGGGGATATAGCAGTTCTATTTCTTCCATGGCTATTCGGTGCAGCGATTGCCTTGTTGCCGCTCAAGCTGACTGAACGCACATCCTGGTGGATGGTGACGAGCCTTAGCGCCTTGTTAGTTCCTGTGATGATTCTGATTCGGCGATTTCCACTCGACGTTCGCCTCTCACAGATGTGCATGGCGGTCTACTTCAGCGTGCTGCTTTATGCGATGGTGAATCGAATCAGACCGGCGCGGCAGGGGCTGTATCCGAGATTTGCCGGCCTACTCTCCGACCTCTCTTACCCGCTTTATCTCGTACATCTGCCGATCATTGTTTTCTTGTGTGCGTGCACCGACCAACCCTGGCGACAGTGGACCAAGTCGCCGGCACACCTTGCTATGGTGGTCGCGATCGATGCAAGCGCCATGCTGGTTGCCTACATCTTCCATCTCTGCTTTCAGCGGCACACGGACGCGGTTCGTCTTGCAGTCCTGGGCGTTTACGCTCGCGTCAGCGATAACAAGACCTCGAAGACTCTAAGCGCCTGA
- a CDS encoding YqaA family protein, which produces MLLVLKPLGVWGVCALAIVDSCSIPMPIDAIVIGYVASDHAKFVIYAFMAGLGSAIGSLVPYYIGRAGGELFLLKRVNRERYEKLRDRFEKQEFLAIMVPAMMPPPMPVKLFEFAAGVFEMKPVWFFSAIFLGKFFRFLLWAAITVFYGPAIVQTIGHAFHEHLGLILAGIGAIIVLIALFVTRKIFDRRNGTPLPIEDADRPA; this is translated from the coding sequence ATGCTTCTCGTCCTCAAGCCGCTAGGCGTCTGGGGCGTCTGTGCGCTGGCTATCGTTGACTCCTGCTCCATCCCCATGCCGATCGACGCCATCGTCATCGGCTATGTCGCATCGGACCACGCCAAGTTCGTCATCTACGCGTTCATGGCAGGTCTGGGCTCGGCCATCGGATCGCTGGTGCCCTATTACATCGGCCGCGCAGGCGGCGAGCTCTTCCTTCTGAAGAGGGTCAATCGCGAGCGCTACGAGAAGCTCCGCGACCGTTTCGAGAAGCAGGAGTTTCTCGCCATTATGGTTCCCGCCATGATGCCTCCGCCCATGCCGGTCAAGCTCTTCGAGTTCGCTGCCGGGGTCTTCGAGATGAAGCCAGTCTGGTTCTTCTCCGCCATCTTTCTCGGCAAGTTCTTCCGCTTCCTGCTTTGGGCGGCGATCACGGTCTTCTACGGCCCGGCCATCGTGCAGACGATCGGCCACGCCTTCCATGAGCATCTGGGTCTGATCCTCGCGGGCATCGGAGCGATCATTGTCCTCATTGCTCTGTTCGTAACGCGGAAGATCTTCGATCGCCGGAACGGGACACCGCTACCGATCGAAGATGCGGATCGCCCCGCTTAG
- a CDS encoding TonB C-terminal domain-containing protein, whose product MPTLETPPNPAPPSPSQQEENRPAGKVRAGRFGELDHSDLVHLLETLDDERSKARFRESIYISFLFWMAVIAVIIFAPRVFPRTPEFIVPTGESKDRKLTSLTIPPEVQRAINNPPKLKPMPKQSAPAGPSAPQSPTPPAPTQQEQPQAQPRQSPQATAPPPVVQQSPLPQPPPAQTAALPSAPTPSVTPTRPNFGNPNTSAHDMVQQATRAPRGNGGLTMGGGTNGPGEHRGLGTGVDILSDTEGVDFNPYLQKIMREIYETWLPLIPEEARPPLNKQGETQIRFIILPDGRIGGMALEGSTHDDAINKSCWGSITGVGQFPPLPSQFHGPKLELRVHYLVNKEQR is encoded by the coding sequence ATGCCAACCCTAGAGACGCCGCCAAACCCTGCCCCTCCCTCTCCCAGCCAACAGGAGGAGAACCGTCCCGCAGGGAAGGTAAGAGCGGGACGCTTTGGCGAACTGGACCATAGCGACCTCGTCCACCTGCTGGAGACGCTCGACGATGAACGATCCAAGGCGCGATTCCGCGAATCGATCTACATCTCCTTTCTTTTCTGGATGGCGGTTATCGCCGTCATCATCTTCGCGCCGCGCGTCTTTCCGCGCACGCCGGAGTTTATCGTTCCCACCGGTGAGTCCAAAGACCGGAAACTGACGAGCCTGACGATTCCGCCAGAGGTGCAGAGGGCGATCAACAACCCGCCGAAGCTGAAGCCCATGCCGAAGCAGTCAGCCCCTGCTGGACCGTCGGCTCCGCAGTCTCCCACACCCCCGGCTCCCACCCAGCAGGAGCAGCCCCAGGCGCAGCCTCGGCAGTCGCCACAGGCGACGGCTCCGCCGCCTGTGGTGCAGCAGTCGCCACTGCCACAACCTCCGCCGGCGCAGACGGCGGCGCTTCCTTCCGCTCCAACTCCGTCCGTGACTCCAACCAGGCCGAACTTTGGCAATCCGAACACCAGCGCCCACGACATGGTGCAGCAGGCGACACGAGCCCCGAGAGGCAATGGCGGCCTGACGATGGGCGGCGGAACGAATGGACCGGGCGAACATCGTGGGCTGGGGACCGGCGTCGATATCCTCTCCGACACCGAGGGCGTGGACTTCAACCCCTACCTACAGAAGATCATGCGCGAGATCTACGAGACCTGGCTGCCGCTGATCCCCGAAGAGGCGCGGCCGCCGCTGAACAAGCAGGGTGAGACGCAGATCCGGTTCATCATTCTGCCCGATGGGCGAATTGGCGGGATGGCGCTCGAAGGCTCGACCCACGACGACGCGATCAACAAGTCTTGCTGGGGATCAATCACCGGCGTAGGCCAGTTCCCTCCTCTGCCCAGCCAGTTCCACGGACCGAAGCTGGAGTTGCGCGTGCATTACCTGGTGAACAAGGAACAGAGGTAG
- a CDS encoding RNA polymerase sigma factor, with protein MSVAQTIPIVTPPVSGSWNQSHTPGVKPAADSPRRPAMLSLKPLQRMGSVLQFHAFDADYLESLRAGDLQTQEHFVCYFTELLHLKLRSRLRSPQAIEDVRQETFARVLLAIRKEGSLRQPDRLGPFVNTVCNNVLLEHYRQTARSDSLDDEGSPEPVAPGGSVLDAVQTKQIGEQVLKVLEDLGDHDRSLLKAVFLDERDRDDVCREFGVDRDYLRVLLHRAKHVFKAAYLKKNGNRLPFGPATGEA; from the coding sequence ATGAGCGTCGCCCAGACCATCCCGATCGTCACTCCCCCGGTCTCAGGCTCGTGGAACCAATCACATACGCCCGGCGTGAAGCCAGCCGCCGACAGCCCGAGACGGCCTGCGATGCTATCCTTGAAGCCTCTTCAAAGGATGGGATCAGTCTTGCAATTTCATGCCTTCGATGCAGACTACCTGGAGAGTCTTCGTGCCGGAGATCTCCAGACGCAAGAGCATTTCGTCTGCTATTTCACAGAGCTGTTGCACCTGAAGCTTCGCTCGCGCCTGCGTTCTCCGCAGGCCATAGAAGACGTGCGCCAGGAGACCTTTGCACGCGTCCTGTTAGCGATCCGTAAGGAAGGTTCGCTGCGACAGCCCGACCGTCTCGGCCCCTTTGTCAACACCGTCTGTAACAACGTTTTGTTAGAGCACTATCGTCAAACGGCGCGCAGCGACTCTCTCGATGATGAGGGATCTCCCGAACCAGTTGCGCCCGGCGGCAGCGTCCTCGACGCTGTCCAAACGAAACAAATTGGAGAACAGGTTCTCAAGGTTCTCGAAGATTTGGGCGACCACGATCGCTCCCTGCTGAAGGCTGTCTTTCTCGACGAGCGCGATCGCGACGATGTCTGCCGCGAGTTTGGCGTGGATCGCGACTATCTCCGAGTCCTGCTGCATCGGGCCAAGCACGTCTTCAAGGCGGCTTACCTGAAGAAGAACGGAAACCGGCTGCCCTTTGGGCCGGCTACGGGTGAAGCATGA
- a CDS encoding MogA/MoaB family molybdenum cofactor biosynthesis protein has protein sequence MPLSFHPDTRAAVLTISDRCSRGEQVDLSGPTVADLLDDAGVALIVAETLPDEIDQIAAALRRYAGDCNLIVTTGGTGLAPRDVTPEATRMVCDRLIEGLAELMRTDGLRHSPFAPLSRAVCGAFGSTLIVNLPGSPSGAQTSLAAVLPLLPHALDLLAGRTGHAPEKSSSHAALTSELPHEGKIDGYK, from the coding sequence GTGCCTCTTTCCTTCCATCCCGATACCCGCGCCGCCGTGTTGACGATCAGTGACCGCTGCTCCCGTGGCGAGCAGGTCGACCTATCCGGCCCCACCGTCGCCGATCTGCTTGATGACGCTGGAGTTGCACTCATCGTGGCAGAGACGCTGCCGGACGAGATCGACCAGATTGCCGCCGCCCTGCGCCGCTATGCCGGCGATTGCAACCTGATCGTCACCACGGGAGGAACGGGCCTTGCGCCGCGTGATGTTACCCCCGAAGCCACCCGGATGGTCTGCGACCGCCTCATTGAGGGCCTTGCCGAGCTAATGCGCACCGACGGTCTGCGCCACAGTCCGTTCGCTCCGCTCAGCCGGGCGGTCTGTGGGGCCTTCGGTTCGACGTTGATTGTCAACCTTCCCGGAAGCCCTTCCGGGGCCCAAACCTCGCTCGCCGCTGTGCTTCCGTTGTTGCCGCATGCGCTCGATCTCCTGGCAGGCCGGACAGGCCACGCACCCGAGAAGTCTTCAAGTCACGCGGCGTTGACTTCCGAACTCCCACATGAAGGTAAGATTGACGGATACAAGTGA
- a CDS encoding tetratricopeptide repeat protein, translating to MGQNSNRDNQSGSPVGTLDSVRLDSWKEIASYLHRDARTVRRWERERRLPVHRVPGGERSGVFAYVDELDRWLRASDAVPVESPTVSSGVESVVEESSSVASDSLVLDSSSGPKLPGPIVKALKEDQVESATPVYASGATSPSSKEDPGSFSNLLPSSSFRERRSPPQAQPVEKPRWALYGMTLLLVASVIAGASFAVVHYRRFHQPGREVARSNPEAQELYLRGRYFWNLRTESGLNQAIDLFTQSIVNDPQYAPAYAGLADSYLLLRQYGHMTDAEAYPRALAAARQAVLLDPSSPDAHRSIAFVLRFWNWDMAAAEKEYLRAIELDPNNSQSHHWYATALFSAGRLKEALAQIDLARTLEPQSVSVLADRGLILSSEDPERGAEALRQVAQSQPEFASAHTYLARVYLNLGDYSKFLSESRMTATLSSDSNKVAILDQARKDLETRGPVFMLRNLALSYAPLADSGHASAYSVAQLFGVAGDAGHAIHYLQMACDRRDPGFLTLQTDPAFRQVRTTPGYLALLARKDSMPIARLDQPAPF from the coding sequence ATGGGCCAGAACAGCAACCGGGACAATCAGTCAGGTTCACCAGTTGGCACTCTCGACTCCGTTCGTCTGGATTCGTGGAAGGAGATCGCCTCCTACCTGCATCGCGATGCGCGGACCGTTCGGCGCTGGGAGCGGGAGCGGCGCCTCCCGGTACATCGCGTACCAGGCGGAGAGCGTAGCGGCGTCTTCGCCTACGTCGACGAGCTCGACCGCTGGCTGCGCGCCTCCGACGCAGTGCCGGTAGAGAGTCCTACGGTTTCCTCTGGCGTTGAGTCTGTCGTCGAAGAGAGTTCTTCGGTAGCCAGTGATTCACTGGTGCTTGATTCATCGTCTGGCCCCAAGCTTCCGGGGCCGATTGTCAAGGCGTTGAAAGAGGACCAAGTCGAGTCCGCTACCCCGGTCTACGCCTCGGGAGCGACCTCTCCCTCTTCGAAAGAGGACCCTGGCAGCTTCTCCAACCTGCTTCCCTCAAGTTCCTTTCGCGAGCGCAGATCACCACCCCAAGCCCAGCCGGTAGAGAAGCCTCGATGGGCTCTCTACGGCATGACACTCCTGCTGGTTGCTTCCGTCATCGCTGGTGCGAGCTTCGCCGTAGTTCACTACCGGAGATTTCATCAACCCGGTCGGGAGGTAGCGCGATCCAATCCCGAGGCGCAGGAACTCTACCTCCGCGGACGATACTTCTGGAACCTGCGAACCGAGAGCGGCCTCAACCAGGCCATTGATCTCTTCACTCAATCCATCGTGAACGATCCTCAATATGCTCCGGCGTACGCGGGACTCGCGGACTCCTATCTTCTGCTGCGCCAGTATGGCCACATGACGGACGCTGAAGCTTATCCAAGAGCCCTGGCTGCTGCAAGACAGGCCGTCTTGCTCGATCCCTCTTCGCCCGACGCGCACCGGTCGATCGCGTTCGTCCTGCGGTTCTGGAACTGGGACATGGCCGCTGCGGAGAAGGAATATCTTCGCGCCATCGAGCTTGACCCAAACAACTCTCAGTCCCACCACTGGTATGCGACGGCGCTCTTCTCCGCAGGACGGCTGAAGGAGGCTCTCGCGCAGATCGATCTGGCCCGGACACTGGAGCCGCAATCGGTGTCGGTCCTCGCCGATCGTGGCTTGATCCTGAGCTCCGAAGATCCGGAGCGTGGCGCGGAGGCGCTGAGACAAGTCGCCCAGAGTCAACCTGAGTTTGCCTCGGCTCACACTTACTTGGCGAGGGTCTATCTCAATCTGGGGGACTACTCAAAGTTCCTTTCCGAGTCTCGAATGACCGCGACGCTGTCCAGCGACTCAAACAAAGTCGCGATCCTTGACCAGGCGCGCAAAGATCTCGAGACGCGCGGACCGGTCTTTATGTTGCGCAATCTGGCTTTGAGCTATGCTCCGCTCGCGGACAGCGGACATGCGTCCGCCTATTCCGTTGCTCAACTGTTTGGCGTTGCAGGCGACGCCGGCCACGCCATCCATTATCTTCAGATGGCCTGTGACCGTCGCGACCCTGGATTCCTTACCTTGCAGACCGACCCGGCATTCCGCCAGGTCCGGACTACGCCGGGTTATCTCGCCCTCCTGGCTCGCAAAGACTCGATGCCGATTGCGCGTCTCGATCAACCGGCCCCGTTCTAG
- a CDS encoding choice-of-anchor P family protein — MSDSAIVNGVKRTHYHHAEAKALHGDFLLPLKHVIEPQAFAALEQSGGYLSQHALPFRSEGVVSYRAAHTQVAGNKDVKDGHGWSTVSTSVVEGLNILEVITADRVVAQVFAEYPLEGYVPAISFLGTRFENLRIGGVPVDVKLDIDVFGKKPKGDLHYTKDEGFMGRVMKQTQHLLSSDELPEVTRERYGRYNQGAVVDGDTETVECSLVNQIEGSFPGTTYGHALYVPHFGTIHLATVKMLHHDFVNGVPHKTTVELTMVDATLGCIGHGSASAASAKTNGITDP, encoded by the coding sequence ATGTCTGATTCGGCCATCGTCAATGGGGTCAAGCGCACGCACTATCATCACGCCGAAGCGAAGGCCCTCCACGGAGACTTCCTTCTCCCTTTGAAGCACGTCATCGAGCCGCAGGCGTTCGCCGCGCTCGAACAAAGCGGTGGTTACCTCTCGCAGCACGCTCTGCCCTTTCGCTCCGAAGGCGTCGTCTCGTACCGTGCCGCGCATACGCAGGTGGCCGGCAACAAGGACGTCAAGGACGGACACGGCTGGAGCACGGTAAGCACCTCGGTCGTCGAGGGATTGAACATTCTGGAAGTGATCACCGCCGATCGCGTCGTTGCCCAGGTCTTCGCCGAGTATCCGCTCGAAGGCTACGTCCCCGCGATCTCGTTCCTTGGCACGCGCTTCGAGAACCTGCGCATCGGTGGCGTGCCGGTAGACGTGAAGCTGGACATCGATGTCTTTGGCAAGAAGCCCAAGGGCGATCTGCACTACACCAAGGACGAGGGATTCATGGGCCGCGTCATGAAGCAGACTCAGCATCTCCTCTCCAGCGATGAGCTTCCGGAGGTCACTCGCGAGCGCTACGGACGATACAATCAGGGCGCAGTGGTAGATGGAGACACCGAGACCGTTGAATGTTCGCTGGTAAACCAGATCGAGGGGAGCTTTCCGGGAACGACTTACGGACACGCACTGTACGTTCCCCACTTCGGGACGATTCACCTTGCGACAGTGAAGATGCTGCACCACGACTTCGTGAACGGAGTTCCCCACAAGACGACGGTCGAGTTGACGATGGTCGACGCGACACTGGGCTGCATTGGCCATGGAAGCGCGTCGGCAGCATCGGCAAAGACGAACGGCATCACGGACCCGTAA
- a CDS encoding anti-sigma factor family protein — MDHREAIETMASERYLLGELSPEQRDAYEEHLFDCTECAGDAILGATFVDHAKAILPTMQASRTPARGSAVAKTEPVKRDWFAWLRPALMVPVFACLVGVIAYQNLVTYPALEVAANEPQILPSPTVLHGDTRSALPVVHADLVQGSTVLVEVPEGAGYTAWKFDFYNSAGKLIWTRTVAVSSPAQDTQTIWLPGHIKQDTYKLAVSGVNSTGEVVPVQQHFFDLQVKK, encoded by the coding sequence ATGGATCACCGTGAAGCAATAGAAACCATGGCGTCGGAGCGGTATCTCCTGGGCGAACTTAGCCCGGAGCAGCGCGACGCTTATGAAGAACATCTCTTCGACTGTACCGAGTGCGCCGGCGACGCAATACTCGGCGCGACCTTCGTCGACCACGCAAAGGCAATTCTTCCCACCATGCAGGCGTCGCGTACGCCCGCGCGCGGCTCCGCTGTCGCGAAGACCGAGCCCGTGAAGCGCGACTGGTTCGCGTGGCTGCGTCCCGCGCTGATGGTGCCGGTATTTGCTTGCCTGGTCGGTGTCATCGCGTACCAGAACTTGGTCACTTATCCCGCGCTCGAAGTGGCCGCGAACGAACCTCAGATTCTGCCCTCCCCAACCGTGCTTCACGGCGACACGCGCAGCGCTCTTCCGGTCGTTCATGCGGATCTGGTGCAGGGAAGCACTGTCCTCGTCGAAGTTCCCGAAGGCGCTGGCTACACGGCCTGGAAGTTTGACTTCTACAACTCCGCGGGCAAGCTCATCTGGACCCGTACCGTTGCGGTCTCTAGCCCAGCGCAGGATACCCAGACGATCTGGCTGCCCGGCCACATCAAGCAGGACACCTATAAGCTCGCCGTCTCCGGGGTAAACTCGACCGGCGAAGTGGTTCCCGTCCAACAACATTTCTTTGATCTGCAAGTCAAGAAGTAA
- the miaA gene encoding tRNA (adenosine(37)-N6)-dimethylallyltransferase MiaA, producing the protein MVESSLIVIVGATASGKSGLAIRLAEEFNGEIVSCDSVAVYREMEIGTAKPSFEDRARVPHHMIDVVSPDASCTAGDYSRGARAAIAGITERGKLPIVAGGTGLYLRALIDGLFPAPPRQPELRAELRRHAEEHGAESLHARLAALDPAAANLIHANDVSKVVRAIEVSMAAKQPMTEMWEQGRDALTGYRILRLGLDPGRERLYERINQRAAEMFERGLVEETERLVERYSYECRPLGSLGYAEAVAVLRGEMTRDEAVAKAQQGHRNYAKRQGTWFRRDAEITWLQGAGEEDAVVMEAIERVSQSLSSSL; encoded by the coding sequence TTGGTAGAGAGCTCGCTGATCGTGATTGTTGGAGCAACTGCCAGCGGCAAGAGTGGCCTGGCTATCCGGCTGGCCGAGGAGTTCAACGGCGAGATCGTCAGTTGCGACTCGGTGGCGGTGTATCGCGAGATGGAGATCGGAACGGCTAAGCCTTCGTTTGAAGATAGAGCGAGGGTTCCGCATCACATGATCGATGTCGTCTCGCCGGACGCGTCCTGCACGGCGGGCGACTACAGCCGGGGGGCTCGCGCGGCGATCGCCGGCATCACGGAGCGCGGCAAACTGCCGATCGTGGCTGGCGGAACGGGGCTGTATCTGCGGGCGCTGATCGATGGTCTCTTCCCTGCTCCGCCGCGCCAGCCCGAGCTTCGCGCTGAATTGCGTCGCCACGCCGAAGAACATGGAGCGGAATCGCTGCATGCACGGTTGGCTGCCCTAGATCCGGCCGCGGCGAATCTCATTCACGCGAACGATGTCTCAAAGGTCGTGCGCGCCATCGAGGTGAGCATGGCGGCGAAGCAGCCGATGACCGAGATGTGGGAACAGGGCCGCGACGCTTTGACGGGATATCGGATTCTGCGGCTGGGGCTTGATCCGGGGCGAGAACGGCTCTACGAACGCATCAACCAGCGGGCAGCGGAGATGTTCGAGCGCGGTCTTGTGGAAGAGACGGAACGCCTGGTCGAGCGCTACAGCTATGAGTGCCGACCGCTGGGATCGCTCGGCTACGCCGAGGCTGTCGCTGTGCTGCGCGGTGAGATGACGCGCGATGAAGCAGTCGCAAAGGCTCAGCAGGGACATCGGAACTACGCAAAGCGGCAAGGGACGTGGTTTCGGAGGGATGCGGAGATTACGTGGCTACAGGGTGCAGGTGAAGAGGATGCGGTGGTCATGGAAGCGATCGAGAGAGTCTCGCAATCGCTCAGCAGCTCTCTGTAA